One Halobaculum roseum DNA segment encodes these proteins:
- a CDS encoding succinylglutamate desuccinylase/aspartoacylase family protein produces the protein MADHAAERVTLARLPSGVAVETTVHTYTPERGGGGDAGDAGDGNDGDGGDYDGDGSDADDATGDDESPTVYVQAAQHGREINGAAVCRRLHDDLVAADLAGTVHVVPVADPLTFDTVSYTTPEAYDSVNPNMNRCWPGNADGSLHERMAASLWEYAGDADFIVDLHTGSRDMLTHTVYLRGDDASRGLAEAFGTDLLLAESAGEDADEEWASRNFGGKLRVAATREGIPSVTPELAHNKELVEDAIAVGVDGTKRALRHAGVLRDDGSVPAWDGTRARNHLGRVTATDSGLFRAAADLAIGDDVVEGKYVGDVYDPTTYEELQEATADRSGVVYSVAREATVTAGQTLVGIAIRLDDE, from the coding sequence ATGGCCGACCACGCGGCCGAGCGCGTCACGCTCGCCCGACTCCCGTCCGGCGTCGCCGTCGAGACGACCGTCCACACGTACACGCCCGAGCGCGGAGGCGGCGGCGACGCGGGTGACGCGGGCGACGGCAACGACGGCGACGGCGGCGACTACGACGGCGACGGCAGCGACGCCGACGACGCCACCGGCGACGACGAGTCGCCGACCGTCTACGTGCAGGCGGCCCAGCACGGCCGCGAGATCAACGGCGCGGCGGTGTGTCGCCGGCTCCACGACGACCTCGTCGCCGCCGACCTCGCGGGCACCGTCCACGTCGTCCCGGTGGCCGACCCGCTCACCTTCGACACCGTCTCCTACACGACGCCGGAGGCGTACGACTCGGTCAACCCGAACATGAACCGCTGCTGGCCCGGCAACGCCGACGGCAGCCTCCACGAGCGCATGGCCGCGAGCCTGTGGGAGTACGCCGGCGACGCGGACTTCATCGTCGACCTCCACACCGGCAGCCGCGACATGCTCACCCACACGGTGTATCTCCGCGGCGACGACGCCTCGCGCGGACTCGCCGAGGCGTTCGGCACCGACCTCCTGCTGGCCGAGTCCGCCGGCGAGGACGCCGACGAGGAGTGGGCGAGCCGCAACTTCGGCGGGAAGCTCCGCGTCGCGGCGACCCGGGAGGGCATCCCGAGCGTCACGCCCGAACTCGCGCACAACAAGGAGCTCGTCGAGGACGCCATCGCCGTCGGCGTCGACGGGACGAAGCGCGCCCTCCGCCACGCCGGCGTCCTCCGGGACGACGGGAGCGTCCCCGCATGGGACGGCACCCGCGCCCGCAACCACCTCGGCCGGGTGACCGCGACAGACTCGGGGCTGTTCCGCGCCGCCGCCGACCTCGCAATCGGCGACGACGTGGTCGAGGGGAAGTACGTCGGCGACGTGTACGACCCGACGACCTACGAGGAACTGCAGGAGGCGACCGCCGACCGCTCCGGCGTCGTCTACTCGGTCGCCCGGGAGGCGACCGTGACGGCCGGGCAGACGCTCGTCGGTATCGCGATCAGGCTCGACGACGAGTAG